Sequence from the Brassica rapa cultivar Chiifu-401-42 unplaced genomic scaffold, CAAS_Brap_v3.01 Scaffold0962, whole genome shotgun sequence genome:
GATGCCTAAACTCAAGTTTGACTATTTGGATCACAAACGTCAACTCGGGACGTTTTCAAGTAATGTTTGCTCGACTTTGGTTTCACACATGTCTCCGGTCCTACAGAGTTTGTATCTCATTGTTCATCAAGAAAGATGTAATGCAAAGGATATTGGAATCTTGCTTGGAATTGCACTGGGTCTCCATGTGCACGAGCTGGTTCTCGAAGTTCGATCTAGGGAAGTGTACAAATTTCCTAGAAGCTTGTTTATAGTTAATACACTACGGACCTTGAAACTAAGGTATAATGTTCATATGGATGTCCCTTCACTGGTTCGTTTCAAATCCCTTAGAAATCTGCACCTTCACTATGTAGAATACAGGGACCATAATTCAGTTATTAACCTTTTTGGTGGCTGTCCTAATCTCAAAACCTTGACGGTGCATAGATATTCACATAGCAGTGTGAAGACATTCACTATATCAGTGCCATCTTTAGAGAGGCTATCAATTTATAATAGCAATGGTGGACAAGTAGATTGGGGCTATGCGATAAATGCTCCTTCATTGAAGCTCCTAAAGATTAAAGGAATTTGTGGTCTTGGGTTTTGTCTAATCGAGAATGTTATGGAGCTGGTGGAGGCAAGTATCATTGATGTCTCTAGTATATCCAACGAGAACCTTCTAGGGTCTCTAACTTCAGTAAAACGTCTTTCACTGAGAATATCTCCCTTGAAGGTAGATTTTCTTGCAATTAATTAAGTTTCTTGTTGTCATTAAATTACTTCTTACTAATACTATTACTGCTTCATGCATAGGTTACGTTTCCTACCGGTAGCATCTTCGATCAGCTGGTGTACTTGGAGCTACATGCATATAAAGAAGCATGGTGGAATCTACTTACCCTTATGCTTGATAGGTCTCCTAAATTGAAAACCCTCAAGCTCATCAACGTAAATAATGTTTCATCTATTAACAATTTTTCCTAAATCGGTTTTAGGTTTGTTGATATAGTAATAACGCAACGTTGTCTTTCCTCCTACATTTGTCTCAGAAATGGCATTGTGAAAAAGAATATGTGGGTCGTGGGGAATGGAAACAGCCAGAGAATGTTCCTAAATGTTTTTGGTTTCTTCTTGAGACATTCATATGGAAAGGCTACAAATGGCAACGAGAAGATGAGAAACAAGTGGCAAAATACGTTCTAAAGAACGCAATTAATTTGAAGAGAGCAATTATCTCCTCAAAACGTATCAAGCCTAAAGAGAGAGTAGAGGTGGTCAAGGATTTGAAAAGTGTGGTCAGGGCTTCAAATTTCTGCCAGCTTATATTCAAATGAAAATACATATTAGGATAGTTTTGTAACTTATACGGTGCTTCCAGTTCAACAGATTTCTAGAGATTTACTAGATTTTTTTGATCATCGCTTTAAAAGCGCatgattttgtatataatatttttaatttaatgaaaCACGAAtctttgattttaatttatgttcATATTTTTAGGTTGGTTTAATTCTCTGGTAAACATTGAAAAtatgtaataattttattatctaaaatagtataaaatatatattttactaaactTTCAttcattttgatttattttatgtgtttttctacttttatagggaattaaaaatatatttataaaaatatatttataacaattttattatttgatttagatgagaatattatataattttcatcgagatgataatttctatatataatattatttgatttaaattattgaATTTTCGCCTGTTTGTTAATAGTAGATTGTacatatgtaatatatatatactaggtgttttgcccgcgatgcaagcttaaacattttcataatttttgaaaagttctttgtacacaatattcattatatattaaaataaatcttaaaataacttaatattatatttttaattatataattaaaaaaattatttgattaatatttaattatgtaatttatgtttttaactttttactaaaatattttttcaaataacaatacaatatatatatagagaaattatctttttttttttaaattatatttttagattttagataattcaatattctatttttaattatataattaagaatttaattttattaatatttagttatataattcatgttttaaatttttactaaaatacttttttagataacaatacaatatatatatagaaaattatcttttttaattatatttttagattttggataattcaatattctatttttaattatataattaagaatttaatttgattaatatttagttatataattcatgttttaactttttactaaaatactttttcagataacaatacaatatatacataaattatctctctttttaaattatattttcagattttggataattcttactattattaattttaatcaattatcaaatcaaataaattaaaatttcgtttttattttttaatttaattatacattttatttgattaatatttagttatataattcatgtttttttagtacaagactttttcagataacaatacaatatatatagaaattatcttttttttttaaatcatattttcagattttggataatcttactattattaattttaatcaattatctaattaaataaattaaaatttagtttttatt
This genomic interval carries:
- the LOC117131459 gene encoding putative F-box/FBD/LRR-repeat protein At4g13965, whose protein sequence is MSNQDLENADRISELPEALILLILCLLPMKVAIATSLLSKQWRYLWKLMPKLKFDYLDHKRQLGTFSSNVCSTLVSHMSPVLQSLYLIVHQERCNAKDIGILLGIALGLHVHELVLEVRSREVYKFPRSLFIVNTLRTLKLRYNVHMDVPSLVRFKSLRNLHLHYVEYRDHNSVINLFGGCPNLKTLTVHRYSHSSVKTFTISVPSLERLSIYNSNGGQVDWGYAINAPSLKLLKIKGICGLGFCLIENVMELVEASIIDVSSISNENLLGSLTSVKRLSLRISPLKVTFPTGSIFDQLVYLELHAYKEAWWNLLTLMLDRSPKLKTLKLINKWHCEKEYVGRGEWKQPENVPKCFWFLLETFIWKGYKWQREDEKQVAKYVLKNAINLKRAIISSKRIKPKERVEVVKDLKSVVRASNFCQLIFK